One part of the Hydrogenobacter sp. T-2 genome encodes these proteins:
- a CDS encoding sigma-54-dependent transcriptional regulator, producing the protein MGKVLVVDDERLVLHAIKKVLSKEGFDVLTFLSPEGLEEHIAEAELLIMDIRLLNKNGVEVVEGLRAKGHNIPVVFITAYTDPDMIVKASRLGALDVLKKPFGVEELLRVIKGVTAQKPTIKTVLLESKSVVCASKEMFEVLKQAGVASGCDLNVLITGETGVGKEIVARLIHANSARGKKPFVALNCSAIPKELFEAELFGYAKGAFTGAVSDRKGKVEQAEGGTLFLDEVGELPYGKQAKLLRFIEEKSFYPLGSSKELHADVRIICATNRNIKELVQKQEFREDLFYRISQIHIHIPPLRERKEDIPPLVEHFISLANKELGTNVQGADNSFIERAINYPWPGNVRELKNIVFRACIKKRYGVLTEIDLELKELEKGKKENLDLIIENCLQGTSEEELANFLERIELIVINKLLEKFEGNKSKVARILGISRNTLTSKLKGK; encoded by the coding sequence ATGGGTAAGGTTTTGGTGGTTGATGATGAGAGGCTTGTTTTACATGCAATAAAAAAGGTGCTCTCTAAGGAAGGCTTTGATGTGTTGACCTTTTTAAGTCCTGAAGGTTTGGAAGAGCATATTGCTGAAGCGGAGCTTCTCATAATGGATATTAGACTTTTGAACAAAAACGGCGTGGAAGTGGTAGAAGGGCTTAGAGCCAAAGGGCATAACATACCAGTGGTTTTTATAACCGCTTACACTGACCCCGATATGATAGTCAAGGCTTCAAGGCTTGGAGCCCTTGATGTGCTTAAAAAGCCCTTTGGTGTCGAAGAGTTGCTGAGGGTTATAAAAGGTGTTACCGCACAAAAGCCCACTATAAAGACTGTTCTTTTGGAGTCCAAAAGTGTGGTATGTGCATCAAAGGAGATGTTTGAAGTTCTTAAACAAGCTGGTGTTGCGAGCGGATGCGATCTCAATGTGCTTATAACGGGCGAAACTGGCGTCGGTAAAGAAATAGTAGCAAGGCTTATACATGCAAACTCCGCAAGGGGAAAGAAGCCCTTTGTTGCTTTAAATTGCAGTGCCATACCAAAGGAGCTTTTTGAAGCAGAGCTTTTTGGATATGCAAAGGGAGCTTTTACAGGTGCGGTTTCAGATAGGAAAGGTAAAGTGGAGCAAGCTGAGGGTGGAACTCTATTCTTGGATGAAGTAGGTGAGCTGCCTTATGGTAAGCAAGCAAAGCTGTTGAGGTTTATAGAGGAGAAGAGCTTCTACCCTTTGGGTTCAAGCAAAGAACTACACGCGGATGTTAGGATTATATGTGCTACCAACAGAAATATAAAAGAACTTGTTCAGAAACAAGAATTTAGAGAAGACCTCTTTTATAGAATATCCCAGATACACATACATATCCCTCCTCTAAGAGAAAGGAAAGAGGATATACCTCCCCTTGTAGAACATTTTATTAGCCTTGCCAATAAAGAGCTTGGCACAAATGTGCAAGGTGCGGACAATTCATTTATAGAAAGAGCTATTAACTATCCATGGCCTGGGAATGTGAGAGAGCTGAAAAATATAGTTTTCAGAGCATGTATAAAGAAAAGATACGGAGTGCTTACAGAAATAGACCTTGAGCTTAAAGAATTAGAGAAAGGTAAAAAAGAGAACCTTGACCTTATTATAGAAAATTGCTTACAAGGAACCTCTGAGGAAGAGCTCGCAAATTTCCTTGAAAGAATAGAGCTTATAGTCATAAATAAGCTTCTTGAAAAGTTTGAAGGGAACAAAAGCAAAGTAGCTCGGATACTTGGAATATCCAGAAACACGCTAACATCTAAGCTAAAAGGAAAATAA